The nucleotide sequence GATCAGTGATAGCAGTATGAGCGAATTGACGAATTGGGTGCTATAAGAGGGTCCTTTGTACGTAATACGATAGACCAGAGCGATGATCACACCACAGAGCAGGGCGATAGAGAGGTTTTTCAGGATCTCTATCGGATCGGTATTGAATGAGGTGATATTCTGAAAATCTTCAAGCACGTTGATCAAGTCTTTTCTTGAATTCCAAAAGTTCGGTCCAATGGTCCATGTGGAATATCTCCGGGTGATTCTCCATGGACATACAGTATTTCGATGCAGCTTGCTGCTTGAGGTCTAAACTGTTGACGATCAAACGCATCCACTCGGGATACTTCTTATTGTATTTGACCTCTAAGATGAAAAATCCCTGCATGACCGACAGCAGGTCCTCACGATATATCTCCTCTACATCCCGCACGACCGCACTTCTCAGTCGCTTATCGAGCGTGATACGCACCGAATTGTCAAAAACACTCTCATAGGCTTCTCTATCATAGACCACCAACACGGTCGGATGTAGGTTATCTCGGTGGAGATGGTAGAGGAAACGCTTGGTATTGTCAGAGCGTGGGTCCTCTTGCTCTACTACATCATCCACTTCACCCATGCGCAGGAAATGCATGGTCTGATCCATCGAATAGGAGGCCCGGTCCTTGGTCATGGGAATGCGATGCTTTCGTTTGATCTCGAAGAAGACCTTGGCATTCTGACGGGGAGTGTTATACGTACGGATGCGCAATTTCAATCGATAAGGGACCCCTTCTATCTTCTCTCTGTAATACAAGAGGTCGGGTGTATCGAAATACACGCTTCTCACCGTGTAGGATCGTCTATTGCGGTCGAGAATGTATTTATCCGGACGGACAAAGGGTTTGAGCATTTCCCTGAGGTTCTTGATCTTGCTCTCAGGTACGATATACTTGATCTCGAAACGCATCAGAGAAGTTTCCTGAAGAGGTATTCCCGCAATCTGACGGTATCACAGATGACGGAAGCGGGTCGCATGGCACCCATGACCAGTTGTTCACCCTCTAAATGAGCCACTCCCAAGCACTGTTGGTCTCCTTGTATGATTGCGGCTTGATCCTTCAGGTCGAAGGACAGGTGATGAACATCGGATTCCGATTCGAATTCCAAGAGGCTGTTCTTCTGAAGGTACTGACGCTGATCGATAGGGAAGGGGAATACCAGAGAGATGGAAGTGGTGTCTACTAGACTGAGCACGACCCCTTCGGCCGGTTGCAATTGCAATCTACCTTCGAATGGGGATTTCAAGGTATACGAACCCTGCTGTGCCAGCAATACATCCAATTCCTTATCGACCGTCTCGATCACCGTGTTGAATACGGCTACATCTTCAGGTTTCTGCTCGAAACTGGCGTTGGCGACCCGTTGTTCGGCAATGGCCAATTCTTGTCGGGCCACCTCCAGTCGATTCACCTGTGCATCCAGTTCGGCTTGCGAGATGACGCCATCGTCTTTGAGTTGGGCCAGTCGTTGATGGTTGGCCTCCTGCAGACGCACATTCGATCGGGCCAGTTCCACAGCATCTTCTGCTTCTCTCAACAGAGGCCATTTCATCGCGGCATTTCCAGCCACCTTTCTGGACTCATTGATCTCGATCTCATTCAATGCCCGCTGGATACGGAGATTGTGCATCATGGATGAGAATTGAAGCAGGGTCTCTCCCTGATCCACGAATTCACCCGAAGCGATCTCTTCATTGAACCGTATGTCGATCACATCTCCGCGGTCGAAGACGAAATTCTTCTCGGTAGGTGCTTGGGAGCCGGAATTGTCCAGACTCACTGTTCTGAACTGACTTCCTTCTTGAATGAGTTTCCACTCCTTGGTAGGATAGGTGCGAGTATCCACCTTCACCTCATACACGACATCGATCGGTAATATGAATAGGAGGAGCAATACGATCAGCACACCACCAATGGCTCCAGTTGCGATATTCTTTAATCGATCACGTTGCATCGAAGCTCCAAATATACCGTAATGGAAATGTTAAGGAAAGGTAAAGCAACCCTTGAGCATCATTCGAAGAATTCCAAGAATGGGCTCAGTACTGCACACTGATGACGCGGACGTGGCTCTGTCCCGATTCGAACATACGCACCAGATAGATGCCGTTTTTCAGCGAGTTGAGAGGGATCTCCATCCTACCGCTGGAGCGATGCACGCATCTGCCAGAGATATCTATGACTTCGATGCGCGAGAAAGAACGTTCTATAGAGCTACGGAGCATGCCATTGGAGATCTGCAGTTCTATCTCTGCTTCAAGCTCTGGCATATGCGTGAGAATGTCACAGGTATTCAGACTGTATATCCCACCCGGATTGCCTTCTTCTACAAGCAGTACGCTGCACTCATCGATAAATGAAATGCCTTCATACGGACGCGTGGTACTGAAGAAATTATACTGGATGGAAGCGGAGGAGAAGCCTTCATCGAAATCGGTGATCAAGAAGATGGCCCCGTTGGTACAGAGCACGATGCGTTGTCCAGATGGATTGATATCCGCTCCCGTCACACTATTGTAAGTCGAACTCAG is from Flavobacteriales bacterium and encodes:
- a CDS encoding polyphosphate polymerase domain-containing protein — its product is MRFEIKYIVPESKIKNLREMLKPFVRPDKYILDRNRRSYTVRSVYFDTPDLLYYREKIEGVPYRLKLRIRTYNTPRQNAKVFFEIKRKHRIPMTKDRASYSMDQTMHFLRMGEVDDVVEQEDPRSDNTKRFLYHLHRDNLHPTVLVVYDREAYESVFDNSVRITLDKRLRSAVVRDVEEIYREDLLSVMQGFFILEVKYNKKYPEWMRLIVNSLDLKQQAASKYCMSMENHPEIFHMDHWTELLEFKKRLDQRA